One Marinibacterium anthonyi genomic region harbors:
- the bjaI gene encoding Isovaleryl-homoserine lactone synthase — translation MADAPARSVFPDLAPPEPPRPAPARAGTPPLAQLRAAGAQGQLRASVLSFETIGDHGNLLVNYLRARKKTFIDRLHWDLPHADGMEFDQYDTPQCRWVIVHEYGEIMGGVRLLPTTAACGIYTYMLRDAQRGLLDSIPTDVLFLEAPMLPLVWEASRLFISEDVPATRRNDVQAVLMQTMARTAAENGARYVIGIVPWVFSRWLRRLGLAALPVGPRFAIDRITSQAALFNVSRYID, via the coding sequence GTGGCGGATGCGCCCGCCCGGTCCGTATTCCCCGATCTGGCCCCGCCAGAGCCGCCCCGGCCGGCCCCGGCCAGGGCCGGCACACCGCCCTTGGCGCAACTGCGCGCGGCGGGCGCGCAGGGGCAATTGCGGGCCAGCGTGTTGTCCTTCGAAACGATCGGCGATCATGGCAATCTGCTGGTGAACTACCTGCGGGCGCGCAAGAAGACCTTCATCGACCGGCTGCATTGGGACCTGCCGCATGCGGACGGGATGGAATTCGACCAGTACGACACGCCGCAATGCCGCTGGGTGATCGTCCACGAATACGGAGAAATCATGGGCGGGGTTCGCCTGCTGCCGACCACGGCGGCCTGCGGCATCTATACCTACATGCTGCGCGACGCGCAGCGCGGGCTGTTGGACAGCATTCCCACCGACGTGCTGTTCCTGGAGGCGCCGATGCTGCCCCTGGTGTGGGAGGCCTCGCGGCTGTTCATTTCCGAAGACGTCCCGGCGACCCGGCGCAATGATGTCCAGGCAGTGCTGATGCAGACCATGGCGCGCACGGCCGCCGAAAACGGCGCACGCTACGTGATTGGGATCGTGCCCTGGGTGTTTTCGCGCTGGTTGCGGCGGCTGGGGCTCGCGGCGCTTCCGGTGGGGCCGCGTTTCGCCATCGACAGGATCACCAGCCAGGCGGCCCTGTTCAACGTCTCGCGCTACATCGACTGA
- the edd gene encoding Phosphogluconate dehydratase, which produces MTLNATIDRVTDRIRERSRPSRDIYLARIGAARDKGPARAHLSCSGQAHAYAGAGPDQDALATKSAGNLGIITAYNDMLSAHQPFERFPQLIRDAAREAGGTAQVAGGVPAMCDGVTQGEAGMELSLFSRDVIALATGVALSHNTFDAAVFLGVCDKIVPGLVIGAQAFGHLPAVFLPAGPMTSGLSNDEKAEVRKKFAAGEVGRDALMAAEMAAYHGPGTCTFYGTANTNQMLMEFMGLHLPGASFVNPNTDLRDALTREGAKRALSLSALGNNYTPVGEILDERAYVNGIVGLHATGGSTNLVIHMVAMARAGGIVLDWEDFSELSDTVPLMARVYPNGLADVNHFHAAGGLGYMIGSLLTEGLLHDDTRTVAGDGLNNYTAEPKLIDGALSWQPGSGHSLNEKILRPANDPFQPTGGLKRLSGSLGVAVMKVSAVAEQHQVVEAPVRVFHDQEEVKTAFKAGEFTDDVIVVVRFQGPKANGMPELHSLTPLLSILQGRGQKVALVTDGRMSGASGKVPAAIHVSPEALDGGPIARLQDGDVVRVDAKAGTLEILTDGVLDRPNATADLSSVRHGTGRELFAMFRNTVGTADTGATIFSEISA; this is translated from the coding sequence ATGACACTCAACGCCACGATCGACCGGGTGACCGACCGGATACGCGAACGCAGCCGGCCCAGCCGGGATATCTATCTGGCGCGGATCGGCGCCGCGCGGGACAAGGGGCCGGCACGGGCGCACCTGTCGTGTTCGGGCCAGGCCCATGCCTATGCCGGCGCCGGGCCGGACCAGGACGCGCTGGCCACGAAAAGTGCCGGCAACCTCGGGATCATCACCGCCTACAACGACATGCTGTCGGCGCATCAGCCGTTCGAACGCTTTCCCCAGCTGATCCGCGATGCCGCCCGCGAAGCCGGTGGTACCGCGCAGGTCGCCGGTGGCGTTCCGGCCATGTGTGACGGGGTCACCCAGGGCGAGGCCGGGATGGAATTGTCGCTGTTTTCGCGCGATGTGATCGCGCTGGCAACCGGCGTGGCGCTGTCGCACAACACCTTCGACGCGGCGGTCTTCCTGGGCGTCTGCGACAAGATCGTGCCGGGGCTGGTGATCGGGGCGCAGGCCTTTGGCCACCTGCCGGCGGTTTTCCTGCCGGCCGGTCCCATGACCTCGGGCCTGTCCAATGACGAAAAGGCCGAGGTGCGCAAGAAGTTCGCCGCCGGCGAGGTGGGCCGCGATGCCCTGATGGCCGCCGAGATGGCCGCCTATCACGGGCCCGGCACCTGCACCTTCTACGGCACCGCCAACACCAACCAGATGCTGATGGAGTTCATGGGCCTGCACCTGCCGGGCGCGAGCTTTGTCAATCCCAACACCGACCTGCGCGACGCGCTGACCCGCGAAGGCGCCAAGCGCGCGTTGTCGCTGTCGGCGCTGGGGAACAATTACACGCCGGTGGGCGAGATCCTGGACGAACGGGCCTACGTGAACGGCATCGTCGGCCTGCACGCGACCGGCGGGTCGACCAACCTGGTGATCCACATGGTGGCCATGGCCCGTGCCGGGGGCATCGTGCTGGACTGGGAGGACTTTTCGGAACTGTCCGACACCGTGCCCCTGATGGCGCGGGTCTATCCCAACGGTCTGGCCGACGTGAACCATTTCCACGCCGCCGGCGGCCTGGGCTACATGATCGGCTCGCTTCTGACCGAGGGGCTTTTGCACGACGACACCCGCACCGTGGCGGGCGACGGTCTGAACAACTATACCGCCGAGCCCAAGCTGATCGACGGCGCGCTGTCCTGGCAGCCCGGATCGGGCCACAGCCTGAACGAAAAGATCCTGCGCCCCGCCAATGACCCGTTCCAGCCGACCGGCGGGCTCAAGCGCCTGTCGGGATCGCTGGGTGTGGCGGTGATGAAAGTGTCCGCCGTGGCCGAACAACACCAGGTCGTCGAGGCGCCTGTGCGGGTGTTCCACGACCAGGAAGAGGTCAAGACCGCGTTCAAGGCCGGCGAATTCACCGATGACGTCATCGTCGTGGTGCGTTTCCAGGGGCCCAAGGCCAACGGCATGCCGGAACTGCATTCGCTGACGCCGCTGCTGTCGATCCTTCAGGGCAGGGGCCAGAAGGTGGCGTTGGTCACCGATGGCCGCATGTCGGGTGCCTCCGGCAAGGTGCCCGCCGCGATCCATGTCTCGCCCGAGGCGCTGGATGGCGGGCCGATCGCCAGGCTGCAGGACGGCGATGTCGTCCGGGTCGATGCCAAGGCCGGCACGCTTGAAATTCTGACCGACGGCGTGCTGGATCGCCCCAATGCCACGGCCGACCTGTCGTCGGTCCGGCACGGCACGGGGCGCGAATTGTTCGCCATGTTCCGCAATACGGTCGGCACCGCGGATACGGGTGCCACCATCTTCTCGGAGATTTCCGCATGA
- the eda gene encoding KHG/KDPG aldolase has product MTPQEASQKSREICLLAPVIPVLVIDDAGSAASLAKALVAGGLPALEVTLRTPAALDAIKAMAAVEGGVVGAGTLVTPADVKAAKAAGARFGVSPGATDALLQACEDEDLPLLPGAATASEAMRLLERGYDVMKFFPAEASGGAKALKAIGGPLPQISFCPTGGVSTGNLNDYLSLPNVLCAGGSWVAPSSLVDAGAWDEIEKLAADAVKLAV; this is encoded by the coding sequence ATGACCCCCCAAGAGGCCAGCCAGAAAAGCCGCGAGATCTGTCTTCTCGCGCCTGTCATCCCGGTGCTTGTGATCGACGACGCGGGCTCTGCCGCGTCGCTGGCCAAGGCGCTGGTGGCCGGCGGTCTGCCGGCGCTGGAAGTGACCCTGCGCACGCCCGCGGCGTTGGATGCGATCAAGGCGATGGCCGCTGTCGAAGGCGGCGTGGTCGGCGCGGGCACGCTGGTGACGCCGGCGGACGTGAAGGCGGCCAAGGCGGCGGGCGCGCGGTTCGGCGTGTCGCCGGGGGCGACCGATGCGCTTTTGCAAGCCTGCGAGGACGAGGACCTGCCGTTGCTGCCCGGCGCCGCCACCGCGTCCGAGGCGATGCGGCTGCTGGAACGGGGTTATGACGTGATGAAGTTCTTCCCCGCGGAAGCCTCCGGCGGAGCGAAAGCGCTGAAGGCGATCGGTGGTCCGCTGCCGCAGATCTCTTTCTGCCCGACGGGGGGCGTGTCGACGGGAAATCTGAATGATTACCTGAGCTTGCCGAACGTTCTGTGTGCTGGAGGAAGCTGGGTCGCGCCGTCGAGCCTGGTCGATGCGGGCGCCTGGGACGAGATCGAGAAGCTCGCCGCGGATGCCGTCAAGCTGGCGGTCTGA
- a CDS encoding murein L,D-transpeptidase translates to MTRKPFIPSLRRLGAVIAVAAMAGAGAVSAQQISAFQQVLAAASARDDAVGAFYRTNGYQPIWTGESQIERQRRAALIDAIAQAPLYGLPVARYDLPGLKARMASARTMTDMARVEAELSATLVEFATNMQFGALKPGRVDSDIKRKVPYTDPMLYLTQFQQMSPAAFFRSLPPKSPEFRALMKQKLIFEDELAAGGWGATVRASKLEPGDTGTAVVALRDRLVRMGYLDRTLTANYDATMKAAVERFQEDHGLTVDGVVGGDTLAEINVSMDDRLRSIIVAMERERWTNMPRGERHIWVNLTDFTAKVVDDGKVTFVTRAVIGANSSDRRSPEFSDEMEYMVVNPSWYVPRSIVTKEYLPKLQRNPNAASHLEITDSRGRQINRGAVNFAAYTARSFPFSMRQPPSSRNALGLVKFMFPNPYNIYLHDTPQKALFDREVRAFSHGCIRLAQPFDLAYVLLSRQTADPEAVFQAALNTGKETKITLDRKVPVHLVYRTALADERGHIGYRRDMYGRDGEIWDALAAQGVSLRAQGS, encoded by the coding sequence ATGACACGCAAGCCATTCATCCCCTCCCTCCGGCGCCTTGGCGCGGTGATCGCCGTTGCGGCGATGGCCGGCGCGGGCGCGGTTTCCGCTCAGCAGATATCCGCCTTCCAACAGGTTCTTGCCGCTGCGTCAGCGCGCGACGACGCGGTCGGCGCCTTCTATCGCACCAACGGATATCAGCCGATCTGGACCGGCGAGTCGCAAATTGAACGTCAAAGGCGGGCTGCGCTGATCGATGCGATAGCACAGGCGCCGCTTTATGGCCTGCCCGTTGCGCGCTATGATCTGCCGGGGCTGAAGGCGCGGATGGCGTCCGCGCGCACCATGACCGACATGGCCCGGGTCGAGGCCGAGCTGAGCGCGACGCTGGTCGAATTCGCGACCAACATGCAGTTCGGCGCCCTGAAACCGGGGCGGGTCGACAGCGATATCAAGCGCAAGGTGCCCTACACCGACCCGATGCTGTACCTCACGCAGTTCCAGCAGATGAGCCCGGCGGCGTTCTTCCGGTCCCTGCCTCCGAAAAGCCCCGAATTCCGTGCACTGATGAAGCAGAAGCTGATCTTCGAGGACGAGCTGGCCGCGGGCGGCTGGGGGGCCACCGTGCGGGCGTCGAAGTTGGAACCGGGGGACACCGGCACCGCCGTCGTCGCGCTGCGCGACCGGCTGGTGCGGATGGGCTACCTCGACCGGACGCTGACGGCGAATTACGACGCCACCATGAAGGCGGCCGTCGAACGGTTCCAGGAGGATCACGGGCTGACGGTCGACGGCGTGGTGGGTGGCGATACCCTGGCCGAGATCAACGTGTCGATGGACGACCGCCTGCGGTCGATCATCGTCGCGATGGAACGGGAACGCTGGACCAACATGCCCCGGGGCGAACGCCACATCTGGGTCAACCTGACCGATTTCACCGCCAAGGTCGTGGACGACGGCAAGGTGACCTTTGTCACCCGCGCGGTGATCGGGGCCAACAGCAGCGACCGGCGCAGCCCTGAATTCTCGGACGAGATGGAATACATGGTCGTCAACCCGAGCTGGTACGTGCCGCGGTCGATCGTCACCAAGGAATACCTGCCGAAGCTGCAGCGCAATCCCAACGCCGCCTCGCACCTCGAGATTACCGACAGCCGGGGCCGTCAGATCAATCGCGGGGCGGTGAACTTTGCCGCCTATACGGCCAGGTCCTTCCCCTTTTCGATGCGCCAGCCCCCGTCCAGCCGCAACGCGCTGGGGCTGGTGAAGTTCATGTTCCCCAACCCCTACAACATCTACCTGCACGACACTCCGCAAAAGGCGCTGTTCGACCGCGAGGTGCGGGCGTTCAGCCATGGCTGCATCCGCCTGGCGCAACCGTTCGACCTGGCCTATGTTTTGCTGTCCCGTCAGACAGCGGATCCCGAAGCGGTGTTCCAGGCGGCGCTGAACACCGGCAAGGAAACCAAGATCACGCTGGACCGGAAGGTGCCGGTACACCTTGTCTATCGCACGGCGCTGGCGGATGAACGGGGCCATATCGGCTATCGCCGGGACATGTATGGCCGCGATGGCGAGATCTGGGATGCACTTGCGGCACAAGGGGTTTCTCTGCGCGCGCAGGGCAGCTAA
- the cpdA_3 gene encoding 3',5'-cyclic adenosine monophosphate phosphodiesterase CpdA, producing MPRIVQLTDSHVTARGRLWKGQVDTAARLRSLVAAVNKLSADLVIHTGDVVEMGPLPEGPAEYDQAAQILAELRAPLRILPGNHDGRAAMRAAFPDQVWEGAPFLNLSLDLDGLHVIGLDSVVEGQTAGAFPAAQQNWLSGRLDDRPTLIFLHHPPCPMGLPFMDGFAFDGGEALAATLAGRDVLQLACGHVHCDVAMHWAGTLVAAAEPSSVLIPPDMPALDACARGTPRKAGVDPLRIRCFDWADGALSVKTVFAEPSGMQAVI from the coding sequence ATGCCGCGTATCGTGCAATTGACCGACAGCCACGTGACCGCACGGGGCCGCTTGTGGAAGGGCCAGGTGGATACGGCTGCCCGGCTGAGATCCCTGGTCGCGGCGGTAAACAAGCTGTCGGCGGACCTGGTGATTCACACCGGCGACGTGGTGGAAATGGGCCCGCTGCCGGAAGGTCCCGCCGAATACGACCAGGCGGCCCAGATCCTGGCGGAGCTTCGCGCGCCGCTGAGAATACTGCCCGGAAACCACGACGGACGCGCCGCGATGCGCGCCGCCTTTCCCGACCAGGTGTGGGAGGGCGCGCCGTTCCTGAACCTGTCGCTGGACCTGGACGGGCTGCACGTGATCGGGCTGGATTCGGTTGTCGAAGGCCAGACCGCCGGCGCGTTCCCGGCGGCACAGCAGAACTGGCTGTCGGGGCGGCTGGACGACCGGCCGACGCTGATCTTCCTGCACCACCCGCCCTGCCCCATGGGTCTGCCGTTCATGGACGGCTTTGCCTTCGATGGTGGCGAGGCGCTGGCCGCCACCCTCGCGGGGCGCGATGTCCTGCAACTGGCCTGTGGTCATGTGCACTGCGATGTCGCGATGCACTGGGCGGGGACGCTGGTGGCGGCGGCGGAGCCTTCCAGCGTGCTGATCCCACCGGACATGCCCGCCCTTGACGCCTGCGCCCGGGGTACGCCGCGCAAGGCCGGGGTCGACCCCCTGCGGATCCGGTGCTTTGACTGGGCCGACGGGGCGCTGTCGGTCAAGACCGTGTTTGCCGAACCCTCCGGGATGCAGGCGGTGATCTGA
- the phoP_2 gene encoding Alkaline phosphatase synthesis transcriptional regulatory protein PhoP, with amino-acid sequence MRVLAVDDDQSILALLQTALSALGQFEVSIADSGEEALRQIERAEKPFDCFLLDIQMPNMNGIELCRAIRARRAHHKTPILMLTAMSERKYIDESFVAGATDYVTKPFDFFELRSRLSAAQRILQEHARASDSVEVARKLKQELDANLKIALDDPVGMPDIDRMLGHAEFENYVMQLGQTKRFTSFVVAVRIVDAARHHAALSNADFREALQETGRALSKFTRKPENMLSYRGNGVFLCICQGRGSVLTGEMREPLNRMLATMMASRRFDVTFEVEISPPVSLRLTTRSGALFSLSKATSALDEAQDLSSSARRLTRSGRAPEDSQRNDRLAYEAVLKDLLDEEPSLNRY; translated from the coding sequence ATGCGTGTTCTGGCGGTGGACGATGATCAGAGTATCCTTGCACTGCTGCAAACCGCGCTGTCCGCTCTTGGTCAGTTCGAGGTCAGCATTGCGGATTCGGGTGAAGAAGCCCTTCGCCAGATCGAACGGGCGGAGAAACCGTTCGACTGCTTCCTTCTCGACATCCAGATGCCGAACATGAACGGGATCGAATTGTGTCGCGCCATCCGGGCCAGACGGGCGCATCACAAGACCCCGATCCTGATGCTGACGGCCATGTCGGAACGCAAGTACATCGACGAAAGCTTCGTCGCCGGTGCGACCGATTACGTGACCAAGCCGTTCGACTTCTTCGAACTGCGCAGCCGCCTGTCGGCCGCCCAGCGGATCCTGCAGGAACACGCCCGCGCCAGCGACAGTGTCGAGGTTGCCCGCAAGCTCAAGCAGGAGCTGGACGCGAACCTCAAGATCGCGCTGGACGATCCGGTGGGGATGCCCGACATCGACCGGATGCTGGGGCATGCGGAGTTCGAGAATTACGTGATGCAGCTGGGTCAGACCAAGCGTTTCACGTCCTTCGTGGTTGCCGTGCGCATCGTCGATGCCGCCCGCCATCACGCGGCGCTCAGCAACGCGGATTTCCGCGAAGCGCTGCAGGAAACCGGGCGGGCCCTGTCCAAGTTCACCCGCAAGCCCGAAAACATGCTGTCCTATCGCGGCAATGGCGTCTTCCTGTGCATCTGCCAGGGGCGCGGGTCTGTGCTGACGGGGGAAATGCGCGAGCCTCTGAACCGGATGCTGGCGACGATGATGGCCTCGCGCCGGTTCGATGTCACCTTCGAGGTCGAGATCAGCCCGCCGGTGTCGCTGCGCCTGACGACGCGGTCCGGAGCGCTGTTTTCGCTGAGCAAGGCGACCTCGGCCCTGGACGAGGCACAAGACTTGAGCAGTTCCGCACGGCGCCTGACCCGCAGTGGACGGGCGCCGGAAGACAGCCAGCGCAATGACAGGCTGGCATACGAAGCGGTCCTGAAGGACCTTCTTGACGAAGAGCCATCGCTCAATCGGTACTGA
- the walK_1 gene encoding Sensor protein kinase WalK — MVAIEQNDNDPATIARVRTLEKQLRDYVTITRKLVWQRQAIFLAATLLTASYYDAAIAFTTYAAVVATEVVDHILAYRVDAWRPDGADPKRARRFLYWVLANTLLSALAISTFVFSVSLQQPVGEHFTPLFFLFAAALFAAMNNHQVVQSLILRLVIYGATFMGIALLDIIRVKPSLDSVLWLHFFTTLFVLYFIIDCSYVFLQLYRANLNHLEKLTQEHKRTKAAYKVKSEFVSTVSHELRTPLTSIKGSLDLINSGMLGKVPEKMEPILAIAGRNSGRLAALINDILDLQKIESGEMNYRYELLDVHALLSEAIASNQGFAESFGVILEDPPEMGETLLVRGDEVRLMQVLTNILSNAVKFSNEGERVRVGYKRLGNRVRISVQDVGVGIPEGAHEKVFDKFTQLDSSDQRKVGGTGLGMSISKQIVEHHGGTIDYISTVGQGTTFFVDLDLV; from the coding sequence ATGGTCGCCATCGAGCAGAACGACAACGATCCCGCAACCATTGCCCGCGTCCGAACGCTTGAAAAACAGCTGCGCGACTATGTCACCATCACGCGCAAGCTGGTGTGGCAGCGCCAGGCGATCTTTCTGGCCGCGACGCTTCTGACGGCGTCCTATTATGACGCGGCGATCGCGTTCACCACCTATGCGGCCGTGGTGGCGACCGAGGTGGTCGATCACATCCTTGCCTACCGCGTCGATGCCTGGCGCCCCGATGGCGCAGACCCCAAGCGCGCGCGCAGGTTTCTGTACTGGGTGCTGGCCAACACGCTGCTGAGCGCGCTGGCGATATCGACCTTCGTGTTCAGCGTGTCGCTGCAACAGCCGGTGGGCGAACATTTCACGCCGCTGTTCTTTTTGTTCGCGGCGGCGCTGTTTGCCGCGATGAACAACCATCAGGTCGTCCAGTCGCTTATCCTGAGGCTGGTGATCTACGGCGCGACCTTCATGGGCATCGCGTTGCTGGACATCATCCGGGTCAAACCTTCGCTGGACTCGGTGCTGTGGCTGCATTTCTTCACCACGCTCTTCGTGCTCTACTTCATCATCGATTGTTCCTATGTCTTCCTGCAGCTCTACCGGGCCAACCTGAACCACCTGGAAAAGCTGACCCAGGAACACAAGCGCACCAAGGCCGCCTACAAGGTCAAATCCGAATTCGTCTCGACCGTCAGCCACGAGCTGCGCACGCCGCTGACGTCGATCAAGGGATCGCTGGACCTGATCAATTCGGGGATGCTGGGCAAGGTGCCCGAAAAGATGGAACCGATCCTGGCCATCGCCGGGCGCAATTCCGGCCGGCTGGCGGCGCTGATCAACGACATCCTCGACCTGCAAAAGATCGAATCCGGCGAGATGAACTATCGCTACGAGCTGCTGGACGTGCACGCGCTTCTCAGCGAGGCAATCGCTTCGAACCAGGGCTTTGCCGAAAGCTTCGGGGTGATCCTGGAAGATCCGCCCGAAATGGGAGAGACGTTGCTGGTGCGCGGCGACGAGGTCCGCCTGATGCAGGTGTTGACCAACATCCTGTCCAACGCCGTCAAGTTCTCGAACGAAGGCGAACGAGTGCGGGTGGGCTACAAGCGGCTGGGCAACCGGGTGCGGATTTCAGTGCAGGACGTCGGCGTCGGCATTCCGGAAGGCGCCCACGAAAAGGTCTTCGACAAGTTCACCCAGCTGGACAGTTCGGATCAGCGCAAGGTCGGCGGCACCGGTCTGGGGATGAGCATCTCGAAGCAGATCGTCGAACATCACGGCGGCACGATCGACTACATCAGCACGGTCGGGCAGGGGACGACCTTCTTCGTCGATCTCGATCTGGTCTGA
- a CDS encoding Peptidase M15 encodes MYSGRTGERVDMIYWIEGTYIKDALTEITHFMRDWRNDKHMNIDSRTVDIMAAAHNLMDVNEPYMLLSGYRSPETNAMLRRRSSGVAKNSLHMKGQAADLRLASRSVNQMVKAAMACHGGGVGKYSGSDFVHMDCGPVRHWGS; translated from the coding sequence ATGTATTCGGGTCGCACAGGCGAACGGGTCGACATGATCTACTGGATCGAAGGAACCTACATCAAGGACGCCTTGACCGAGATCACGCATTTCATGCGTGACTGGCGGAACGACAAGCACATGAACATCGACAGCAGAACCGTCGACATCATGGCAGCCGCCCACAACCTCATGGACGTGAACGAACCCTACATGCTGCTCTCGGGCTACCGCAGCCCCGAGACCAACGCGATGCTGCGCCGCCGGTCTTCCGGTGTCGCCAAGAATTCGCTGCACATGAAGGGCCAGGCCGCCGACCTTCGGCTCGCCTCGCGGTCCGTGAACCAGATGGTCAAAGCGGCCATGGCATGCCACGGTGGCGGCGTCGGCAAATACTCCGGATCGGACTTCGTCCACATGGATTGCGGCCCGGTGCGTCACTGGGGCAGCTGA
- the yxeO gene encoding putative amino-acid import ATP-binding protein YxeO, giving the protein MFSLRNIAYHHSAHGPEGAVRGIEIDALDLPATGVTAIIGPSGSGKTTLLSLLAGFLRPTYGPRGALLFDNRPLPPEGHPPGRVAFVFQSSLLLSSATALTNALQGHVAARAVDPDRHVDPADLRHLLRRLGLSQIGKSLIARRARHLSGGEAQRVAILRALLTDPQAILCDEPTSSLDATNADAALGALKDWAGRKRRPVIWVTHNLEQAAAWADHYVFVSGGRIVEAPAEIASAIAAPDHALRLAGLQAMNEALTPPPARPDDDAALTQAPDTPAPAGYARWIATALSASSATAEKLERDRPGLLVPAREHRWLKALSPGLTGDPPLAGRLLGRVLAYSRYALVLILLVLTAQIFAAGFFGALAQRYSRERLEDPSVARIVFEHVVGDSRLRGREADPLYPQSGLARVQSALEAGLAEQELDTSRAAVFGRRTIPNSALRFVDANDTCRGWQSFETVALSRADPLLGQTVLRTGRVQDLTAGNDRVALLDGRIVDLLHDRCGLDPDQPIRAQWAAGQAGTLEPLAITIAGAIAEPPPLYPVSADLLVFEEDYQYAANLQDGAAPDPFRIATAYFPIDGFDAARAAIDGLGYRIRDDSAAAVETLRRIARAANEVPRAVMVLNATGCVVVLILVIGNILELNQRVFALFQAHGFRLRDILLVLALHLGPALGYALVLLALGLLAIWPALARVLPQDLGNLAVLRNVAFLETLVIAILAMTSTTLVVVTLWWHQTRTRLTRYLQE; this is encoded by the coding sequence ATGTTTTCGCTGCGCAATATCGCCTACCACCACAGCGCCCACGGCCCGGAAGGCGCCGTGCGCGGGATCGAGATCGACGCGCTGGATCTGCCCGCCACCGGCGTCACGGCGATCATCGGGCCGTCCGGATCCGGCAAGACGACGCTGCTGTCGCTGCTTGCCGGGTTCCTGCGCCCGACCTACGGGCCACGTGGCGCTTTGCTGTTTGACAACAGGCCCTTGCCGCCCGAAGGTCATCCACCCGGACGGGTCGCTTTCGTGTTCCAATCCTCCCTGCTGCTCAGCTCTGCCACCGCGCTGACCAATGCGCTGCAGGGACATGTCGCCGCCCGCGCCGTCGATCCCGACCGCCACGTCGACCCGGCCGACCTGCGCCACCTGCTGCGCCGTCTTGGCCTGTCGCAGATCGGCAAGTCCCTGATCGCGCGGCGCGCGCGCCACCTGTCGGGGGGCGAGGCGCAGCGCGTGGCAATCCTGCGCGCGCTGCTGACCGATCCGCAGGCGATCCTGTGTGACGAACCGACATCCAGCCTGGATGCCACCAATGCCGACGCCGCCCTTGGCGCGCTGAAGGATTGGGCCGGGCGCAAACGGCGCCCCGTCATCTGGGTCACCCACAATCTGGAACAGGCGGCGGCCTGGGCGGATCACTACGTCTTCGTTTCGGGTGGGCGCATCGTCGAGGCCCCTGCCGAAATCGCAAGCGCGATCGCCGCGCCCGACCACGCCCTGCGCCTGGCCGGCCTGCAAGCCATGAACGAGGCGCTGACCCCGCCGCCCGCCCGCCCGGACGATGATGCCGCCCTCACGCAGGCCCCGGACACGCCCGCGCCCGCCGGGTATGCCCGCTGGATCGCCACGGCGCTCTCGGCCTCGAGCGCCACAGCGGAAAAGCTGGAACGCGACCGACCCGGCCTGCTGGTCCCGGCCCGCGAACACCGCTGGCTCAAGGCGCTGTCGCCGGGACTGACCGGCGATCCGCCCCTGGCCGGCCGCCTGCTGGGGCGCGTCCTGGCCTACAGCCGCTATGCGCTGGTGCTGATCCTGCTGGTGCTGACCGCCCAGATCTTCGCCGCCGGGTTCTTCGGCGCGCTGGCGCAGCGTTACAGCCGGGAACGGCTGGAAGATCCGTCGGTCGCGCGCATCGTCTTCGAACACGTGGTGGGCGACAGCCGGCTGCGTGGGCGCGAGGCGGATCCGCTTTACCCGCAATCGGGCCTGGCCCGGGTCCAATCCGCGCTTGAGGCCGGACTGGCGGAACAGGAGCTGGACACATCCCGCGCCGCCGTCTTCGGCCGCCGCACGATCCCCAATTCGGCGCTGCGCTTCGTGGACGCCAACGACACCTGCCGCGGCTGGCAAAGCTTCGAGACCGTGGCGCTGTCAAGGGCCGATCCGCTGCTGGGCCAGACCGTCCTGCGCACGGGCCGGGTGCAGGACCTGACCGCCGGCAACGACCGGGTGGCATTGCTGGACGGACGCATCGTGGATCTGCTGCATGACCGCTGCGGCCTGGACCCGGACCAGCCGATCCGCGCGCAATGGGCGGCGGGACAGGCCGGCACGCTGGAACCGCTGGCGATCACCATCGCCGGGGCCATCGCCGAGCCGCCGCCGCTGTACCCGGTGTCGGCCGACCTGCTGGTCTTCGAGGAAGATTATCAATACGCCGCCAACCTGCAGGACGGCGCCGCCCCCGATCCCTTTCGCATCGCCACCGCCTATTTCCCGATCGACGGGTTCGACGCGGCGCGCGCGGCGATCGACGGCCTTGGCTACCGGATCCGCGATGACAGCGCCGCGGCGGTGGAAACCCTGCGCCGCATCGCCAGGGCCGCGAACGAGGTGCCCCGCGCGGTGATGGTTCTGAACGCCACGGGCTGTGTCGTCGTGCTGATCCTGGTGATCGGCAATATCCTTGAACTGAACCAGAGGGTCTTTGCGCTGTTCCAGGCCCATGGCTTCCGGCTGCGCGACATCCTGCTGGTGCTGGCGCTGCACCTGGGTCCGGCGCTTGGCTATGCGCTGGTACTGCTGGCGCTGGGGCTGCTGGCGATCTGGCCGGCGCTGGCGCGGGTGCTGCCGCAGGATCTGGGCAACCTGGCGGTGCTGCGCAACGTCGCCTTCCTTGAAACGCTGGTCATCGCCATACTGGCCATGACCTCCACCACGCTCGTGGTCGTGACGCTCTGGTGGCACCAGACCCGCACGCGGCTGACGCGCTATCTGCAGGAGTGA